One segment of Polaribacter huanghezhanensis DNA contains the following:
- a CDS encoding M20/M25/M40 family metallo-hydrolase: MKKIIMLLFVFVLMYSCKTEKKNANQEVTLDSIDTTTVREHLYTLASDEMEGRGTGTPGIEKAAQYIEGEFKRIGLTTYDTLKDYRQTFVFTNRRTKKEITAFNIIGVLEGKSRKDEYVVISGHYDHLGIRKKEGQLDSIYNGANDDASGVTGVLTLAEYFKKKGSNERTIIFIAFTGEEMGLLGSRHFGKDVDASKFVAGINLEMMGKTPTTGPKTAWLTGFDRSDFGKIIQKNLEGTGYHLYPDPYVKQNLFFRSDNASLARLGIPSHTFSTTPIDVDKDYHQASDEAETLDVSVITETIKAVAKGTESIIDGTDTPTRVQLTDAEMGRKKK; this comes from the coding sequence ATGAAAAAAATTATAATGCTACTTTTCGTTTTTGTATTGATGTATTCTTGCAAAACAGAAAAGAAAAATGCCAATCAAGAAGTTACTTTAGATAGTATTGATACTACAACAGTTAGAGAACATTTATACACGTTGGCTTCCGATGAAATGGAAGGAAGAGGCACTGGAACACCAGGTATTGAAAAAGCGGCTCAATATATTGAAGGAGAGTTTAAAAGAATTGGCTTAACAACCTACGATACGTTAAAAGATTACAGACAAACGTTTGTATTTACGAACAGAAGAACTAAAAAAGAAATTACGGCTTTTAATATAATTGGGGTTTTAGAAGGAAAAAGTAGAAAAGACGAATATGTAGTTATTTCTGGACATTACGATCATCTTGGAATTAGAAAAAAAGAAGGTCAGTTAGATAGTATTTACAACGGAGCAAATGATGATGCTTCTGGCGTAACAGGAGTTTTAACTTTAGCCGAATATTTTAAGAAAAAAGGAAGTAATGAAAGAACAATTATTTTTATAGCTTTTACTGGAGAAGAAATGGGGTTGTTAGGTTCTAGACATTTTGGTAAAGATGTTGATGCAAGTAAATTTGTAGCAGGAATCAATCTAGAAATGATGGGAAAAACACCTACAACTGGACCAAAAACAGCTTGGTTAACAGGATTTGATCGTTCAGATTTTGGAAAAATTATTCAAAAAAACTTAGAAGGAACAGGGTATCATTTGTATCCAGATCCGTATGTAAAACAAAATTTATTCTTTAGATCAGACAACGCTTCTTTGGCGCGTTTAGGAATTCCGTCGCATACATTCTCTACCACACCAATTGATGTAGATAAAGATTATCATCAAGCAAGTGATGAAGCAGAAACGCTAGATGTTTCTGTGATTACAGAAACGATTAAAGCAGTTGCAAAAGGAACAGAAAGTATCATTGATGGAACTGATACACCAACAAGAGTGCAACTTACTGATGCAGAAATGGGAAGAAAAAAGAAATAA
- the kdsA gene encoding 3-deoxy-8-phosphooctulonate synthase encodes MDITLIPNIKHTNSNNFFLLAGPCSIEGEDMAMRIAEKVLQVTDKLEIPFIFKGSFKKANRSRVDSFTGIGDEKALKILRKVSETFNVPTITDIHEASDAERAAQYVDVLQIPAFLVRQTDLVVAAAKTGKVVNLKKGQFMSPSAMKHAVQKVIDSGNSQVMITDRGTMFGYQDMIVDFRGIPEMRKFAPTVLDITHSLQQPNQDSGVTGGRPDMIETIARAGVVNNVDGLFLETHFDPTNAKSDGANMLHLDHLESLLSNLVAIRKTVNKL; translated from the coding sequence ATGGATATCACACTAATTCCCAATATTAAACACACCAATTCTAACAACTTTTTTTTACTTGCCGGACCTTGTTCTATTGAAGGTGAAGATATGGCAATGCGAATTGCAGAAAAAGTGTTGCAAGTAACTGACAAACTAGAAATTCCGTTTATTTTTAAAGGAAGTTTTAAAAAAGCAAACAGAAGCAGAGTGGATAGTTTTACTGGAATTGGAGATGAAAAAGCATTGAAAATTTTACGCAAAGTTTCAGAAACATTTAACGTGCCAACCATTACAGATATTCATGAAGCATCAGACGCAGAAAGAGCTGCGCAATATGTTGATGTATTGCAAATTCCTGCTTTTTTAGTTCGTCAAACCGATTTGGTGGTTGCTGCGGCAAAAACAGGAAAAGTGGTCAACTTAAAAAAAGGACAATTTATGAGTCCGTCTGCAATGAAACACGCCGTTCAAAAAGTAATTGATTCTGGAAATTCGCAAGTAATGATTACCGATAGAGGAACAATGTTTGGCTATCAAGACATGATTGTTGACTTTAGAGGAATTCCTGAAATGCGTAAATTTGCGCCAACAGTTTTAGATATAACTCATTCACTACAACAACCAAATCAAGATTCTGGAGTTACTGGTGGAAGACCAGATATGATAGAAACGATTGCAAGAGCTGGCGTTGTGAATAATGTTGATGGACTATTTTTAGAAACACATTTTGATCCTACAAATGCAAAAAGTGATGGTGCAAATATGTTGCATTTAGATCATTTAGAGAGTTTACTCAGCAATTTAGTTGCCATCAGAAAAACGGTAAATAAATTATAA
- the msrB gene encoding peptide-methionine (R)-S-oxide reductase MsrB: MTWKDVINYATKGNPTPDSIVVKTDAEWKAQLTPEQYQITRLKGTERAFTGEHCTTYETGKYVCTCCNTELFDSSIKFDSSSGWPSFTEPIKENAVKYHKDTTHGMIRVEILCNTCDAHLGHIFPDGPAPSGLRFCVNSISIQLKNEK, from the coding sequence ATGACTTGGAAAGATGTAATCAATTACGCTACAAAAGGCAACCCAACACCAGACAGCATTGTTGTTAAAACAGATGCTGAATGGAAAGCGCAATTAACACCAGAACAATATCAAATTACACGTTTAAAAGGAACTGAACGCGCTTTTACAGGAGAACATTGTACTACGTACGAAACAGGAAAATACGTTTGTACTTGTTGTAATACCGAATTGTTTGATTCGAGTATTAAATTTGACTCTAGCAGCGGTTGGCCAAGTTTTACAGAACCGATTAAAGAAAACGCTGTAAAATATCATAAAGACACCACACACGGAATGATTCGTGTTGAGATTTTATGCAATACTTGCGATGCACATTTAGGGCATATTTTTCCTGATGGACCAGCACCAAGCGGATTGCGTTTTTGTGTAAATTCGATTTCAATACAATTAAAAAATGAAAAGTAA
- a CDS encoding DUF3820 family protein, translated as MEQNQQFLIDVSKMKMPYGKYKGTFLIDLPEHYVVWYNNKGFPKGKLGLMLGLVYELKLNGLEDIVRKIRHQY; from the coding sequence ATGGAACAAAATCAACAATTTCTTATTGATGTATCAAAAATGAAAATGCCGTACGGAAAATACAAAGGCACTTTTCTAATTGATTTACCAGAACATTATGTGGTTTGGTATAATAACAAAGGCTTTCCGAAAGGGAAACTTGGATTGATGTTGGGTTTGGTGTATGAATTAAAGCTAAATGGCTTGGAAGATATTGTCAGAAAAATAAGACATCAATATTAA
- a CDS encoding UDP-N-acetylmuramate--L-alanine ligase: protein MNIHFISIGGSAMHNLAIALSKKGFAITGSDDVIHEPSKSRLEKYSLLPKEFGWFPEKINLNLDVVILGMHAKKDNPELLKAQELGLKIYSYPEFLFEQSKDKTRVVIGGSHGKTTITSMILHVMHYHEKEVDFMVGAQLEGFETMVHLTEENDFTVLEGDEYLSSPIDLRPKFHLYKPNIALLSGIAWDHINVFPTFENYVEQFEIFINSITNGGILVYNEEDEIVKELVEASTSAIKKYPYKTPDYFIKNGITYLNTPEGDLPLEVFGEHNLQNLAGAKWICQHMGIDEDDFYEAIASFKGASKRLEKIAENSSTVIFKDFAHSPSKVAATTKAVKEQYTERTVLVCLELHTYSSLNAKFLSEYKGALDTADKAVVFYSPDAIAIKKLNTVSKEQIAAAFEREDLIIYTNPAEFKTFLLNQNLENTALLLMSSGNYGGLDFEEVKSLV, encoded by the coding sequence ATGAACATACATTTTATTTCAATTGGTGGAAGCGCCATGCATAATCTTGCAATTGCTTTGTCAAAAAAAGGCTTTGCAATTACTGGGAGTGATGATGTCATTCACGAACCATCAAAATCTAGATTGGAAAAATATAGTTTGTTGCCAAAAGAATTTGGTTGGTTTCCAGAGAAAATCAATTTAAATTTAGATGTGGTAATTCTTGGAATGCATGCTAAAAAAGACAATCCAGAATTGTTAAAAGCCCAAGAATTAGGGCTAAAAATATATTCTTATCCAGAGTTTTTGTTTGAGCAATCTAAAGATAAAACCAGAGTAGTTATTGGAGGTTCACATGGAAAAACTACGATAACCTCAATGATATTACATGTAATGCATTATCATGAAAAAGAAGTTGATTTTATGGTTGGCGCACAGTTAGAAGGATTTGAAACCATGGTTCATTTAACGGAAGAAAATGATTTTACGGTATTAGAAGGCGATGAATATTTAAGTTCACCAATAGATTTGAGGCCAAAATTTCATTTATACAAACCAAATATTGCTTTGTTAAGCGGAATTGCGTGGGATCATATTAATGTGTTTCCAACGTTTGAAAACTATGTAGAACAGTTTGAAATTTTTATAAATTCTATTACAAATGGCGGAATATTAGTTTACAATGAAGAAGATGAAATTGTAAAAGAATTAGTTGAGGCATCTACATCAGCGATTAAAAAATATCCGTATAAAACTCCAGATTATTTTATAAAAAACGGAATTACCTATTTAAATACTCCAGAAGGAGATTTGCCTTTAGAGGTTTTCGGAGAGCATAATTTGCAAAACTTAGCAGGTGCAAAATGGATTTGTCAACACATGGGAATTGATGAAGATGATTTTTATGAAGCAATTGCATCTTTTAAAGGAGCAAGTAAACGTTTAGAAAAGATCGCAGAAAACTCATCAACCGTTATTTTTAAAGACTTTGCGCATAGTCCGAGTAAAGTTGCTGCAACAACAAAAGCGGTGAAAGAACAATACACTGAAAGAACAGTGTTGGTTTGTTTAGAATTGCATACCTATTCTAGTTTAAACGCAAAATTTTTATCAGAATATAAAGGCGCTTTAGATACTGCTGATAAAGCAGTGGTATTTTATTCGCCAGATGCAATAGCAATTAAAAAGTTAAACACCGTTTCTAAAGAACAAATAGCCGCCGCTTTTGAACGAGAAGATTTGATTATTTATACAAATCCAGCTGAATTTAAAACGTTTTTATTGAATCAAAATTTAGAAAATACCGCTTTATTATTGATGAGTTCTGGTAATTATGGAGGATTGGATTTTGAGGAGGTTAAGAGTTTGGTTTAG
- a CDS encoding GIY-YIG nuclease family protein produces MMILPYAVYILKCNDNTYYTGFSSDIMNRLKSHHSGEVKYTKSRLPVELIHITYYKEKQKAYDFERYLKTGSGIAFRNKRFL; encoded by the coding sequence ATGATGATTTTACCTTACGCTGTTTACATTCTAAAATGTAATGATAACACTTATTATACTGGATTTTCTAGTGATATCATGAATCGATTAAAATCTCACCATTCTGGTGAAGTAAAATACACAAAGAGTAGATTACCTGTAGAATTGATTCATATAACCTATTATAAAGAAAAACAAAAAGCGTATGATTTTGAACGTTATTTAAAAACAGGGTCGGGAATTGCTTTCCGAAATAAACGTTTTTTGTAA
- a CDS encoding nucleotidyltransferase family protein, translating to MTYKETLLFVGKCLTITHEEHNRKIVELEIKSGNVNWDTIVKLSTTHYVFTALYCNLKRANFLRYLPEELVNYMKRITDLNRERNLQIIEQAKEVNELLLANNITPIFLKGTGNLLEGLYEDIAERMVGDIDFIVSELEFKNAIKIASDFGFDKVHNTTFTFPSFIHYPRLKKQGKIAGVEIHKELLKEKYSKEFNYLFVKKDTLLKNNITFLSFENQLSLSIIAYQINDDGQYINTIALRNSYDVFLLSKKVNSFKAIEQFNTLFHPLNNYIALSNKILGQVSSLKYKLTKKSSKALILNNKLLESASFRKKNQKKWSRYLFIKARLKIIFKSIYDKQTRAWLLNRLINGRQN from the coding sequence ATGACTTATAAAGAAACCCTTCTTTTTGTCGGAAAATGCTTGACGATTACTCATGAAGAACACAATAGAAAAATTGTTGAATTAGAAATAAAATCAGGCAATGTTAATTGGGATACTATTGTTAAATTAAGCACAACACATTATGTTTTTACAGCGTTGTATTGCAATCTTAAAAGAGCAAACTTCCTTCGTTATTTACCTGAAGAATTGGTGAATTACATGAAGCGTATTACCGATTTAAACAGAGAACGAAATTTACAAATAATTGAACAAGCAAAAGAGGTTAACGAATTATTATTAGCAAACAACATCACTCCTATTTTCTTAAAAGGAACAGGAAACTTACTAGAAGGTTTGTATGAAGACATTGCCGAAAGAATGGTTGGTGATATTGATTTTATAGTGTCAGAATTAGAGTTTAAAAATGCTATAAAAATAGCAAGTGATTTTGGTTTTGATAAAGTTCATAATACTACTTTCACTTTTCCGTCTTTCATACATTATCCCAGGTTAAAAAAACAAGGTAAAATCGCAGGAGTTGAAATTCACAAAGAATTATTAAAAGAAAAATACTCCAAAGAATTTAATTATTTATTTGTAAAAAAAGACACTCTCTTAAAGAACAACATCACTTTTTTAAGTTTCGAAAACCAACTTTCATTATCAATTATTGCTTATCAAATTAATGATGATGGGCAATACATTAACACTATTGCTTTAAGAAATTCTTATGATGTATTTTTACTTTCAAAGAAAGTGAATAGTTTTAAAGCAATAGAACAGTTCAATACACTATTTCATCCCTTAAACAATTATATTGCTTTGTCAAATAAGATACTAGGGCAAGTTTCTTCGCTAAAATACAAACTAACAAAAAAATCTAGCAAGGCATTAATACTTAATAATAAACTGCTCGAAAGTGCATCTTTTAGAAAAAAGAATCAAAAAAAATGGTCTCGCTATTTGTTTATAAAAGCTCGATTAAAAATAATCTTTAAATCTATTTATGATAAACAGACTAGAGCTTGGCTTCTAAATAGGTTAATAAATGGCAGACAGAACTAA
- a CDS encoding NAD(P)-dependent oxidoreductase has translation MKFGIIKERKNPPDRRVVFSPEKLQEFQKKYPKAIIKVESSDIRVFSDEDYVKAGFEVVKDISDCNVLLGVKEVPIEFLIPNKKYFFFSHTIKKQPYNRNLLVAILEKNIELYDHETIVKENGTRLIGFGRYAGIVGAYNGFRAFGLKHESFHLPKAETLADQKNLIDELNKIKLPNLKILLTGSGKVAHGAKEMLDAMHIKKVSVKSYLNDVFNEPVYCIIDVLDYNKRKDNQVLGRIDFYKYPENYESNFMRFAKVTDYFIAGHFFGDGAPYLFTREDAKSNDFNIQLVADISCDIDGPVASTVRASTIADPIYGYNPQTASEVNYKDENAIVVMAVDNLPCELPKDASVGFGELFLENVIPAFYNDDENGVLARAKMTENGNLTARFSYLQDYVDGKE, from the coding sequence ATGAAGTTTGGAATTATTAAAGAACGTAAAAATCCGCCAGATAGAAGAGTGGTTTTTTCACCAGAAAAATTACAAGAGTTTCAAAAAAAATATCCAAAAGCAATCATAAAAGTAGAAAGTTCTGATATTAGAGTGTTTTCTGATGAAGATTATGTAAAAGCAGGATTTGAAGTTGTAAAAGATATTTCTGACTGTAATGTATTGTTAGGCGTAAAAGAAGTTCCAATTGAATTTTTAATTCCGAATAAAAAATATTTTTTCTTTTCTCATACGATAAAAAAGCAACCATATAATAGAAATTTATTAGTCGCAATTTTAGAAAAAAATATCGAATTGTACGATCACGAAACCATTGTTAAAGAAAACGGAACTCGTTTAATTGGTTTTGGGCGTTATGCCGGAATTGTTGGTGCGTATAATGGTTTTAGAGCTTTCGGATTAAAACATGAAAGCTTTCATTTACCAAAAGCAGAAACATTGGCTGATCAGAAAAACTTGATTGATGAACTGAATAAAATTAAGTTACCAAATCTTAAAATCTTATTAACTGGGAGTGGAAAAGTTGCTCACGGAGCAAAAGAAATGTTAGATGCCATGCACATTAAAAAGGTTTCTGTTAAATCGTATTTAAATGATGTTTTTAACGAACCTGTATATTGTATAATTGATGTACTAGATTACAACAAACGTAAAGACAATCAAGTTTTAGGTAGAATAGATTTTTATAAGTATCCAGAAAACTACGAATCTAATTTTATGCGTTTTGCAAAAGTGACAGATTATTTTATTGCTGGACATTTTTTTGGAGATGGTGCTCCGTATTTATTTACCAGAGAAGATGCAAAATCTAACGATTTTAATATCCAATTAGTGGCAGATATTTCTTGTGATATTGATGGACCAGTGGCATCAACCGTAAGAGCATCAACGATTGCAGATCCAATTTATGGTTACAATCCACAAACAGCATCAGAAGTTAATTATAAAGATGAAAATGCAATTGTTGTAATGGCTGTTGATAATTTACCCTGCGAATTACCAAAAGACGCAAGTGTAGGTTTTGGAGAATTGTTTTTAGAAAATGTAATTCCGGCTTTTTATAACGATGATGAAAACGGAGTTTTAGCTAGAGCAAAAATGACAGAAAACGGAAATTTGACAGCGCGTTTTTCGTATTTGCAAGATTACGTTGACGGAAAAGAATAG